One part of the Solanum dulcamara chromosome 8, daSolDulc1.2, whole genome shotgun sequence genome encodes these proteins:
- the LOC129899915 gene encoding uncharacterized protein LOC129899915: MNFQEHSNQKSTLKEMQEKEYPFQDSDVCEIFDELLELKLIELPKMKQPDKVGKTNDPNYCKYHRLVSHPLEKYFVFKDKVMRLTNEKKIVFDDEKASSNQISIIISSLDPVQICISEKHKEESLEKDKSQVDVDDKKGVKLDDVKSTKSDKLTGKRVDMTVGKVKVDIKEPCSILNEGKIMSSKKKSSSILHYVPKVKKEEGQSSCNQGNVFKGITLLIKQIDAINLSSKLRGKSTAQNPSQDVIDEKFGDIVWCYHISINDNNPQKEEDAKDAPPELEKEVMTIVDPLKEVNLGTDEDSRPIYLSAFLEVDKEIAYLDILNGACPVKQAQRRFRKDLVLLIENEVNKLIEAGFIREVKYLTWISSIVFVRKKNGQIHVCVDFRDLNNTYPKDEFPLPILELMINAITSYKAMSFMDGSSGYNQIRMAPKDEELTAFRLPKGIYCYKVMPFGLKNVGAIY; encoded by the exons ATGAATTTTCAAGAACATTCAAATCAAAAGTCAACCTTGAAGGAGATGCAAGAAAAGGAATACCCATTCCAAGATTCTGACGTCTGTGAAATTTTTGATGAGTTGCTTGAACTAAAACTCATTGAGTTGCCAAAGATGAAGCAGCCTGATAAAGTTGGAAAAACTAATGACCCAAATTATTGCAAGTATCATAGACTTGTAAGTCAccctcttgaaaaatattttgtcttCAAGGATAAAGTTATGCGATTGACTAatgaaaagaagattgtattTGATGATGAGAAGGCCAGTTCTAACCAAATCTCTATCATAATCAGCTCTCTTGATCCAGTCCAAATATGTATCTCTGAAAAGCATAAAGaagagtcattagagaaagacaAATCCCAAGTTGATGTAGACGATAAGAAAG GGGTAAAACTCGACGATGTCAAATCGACCAAGTCTGATAAGCTCACAGGTAAAAGAGTTGATATGACTGTTGGGAAAGTCAAGGTTGATATTAAGGAGCCTTGTTCCATTTTGAATGAAGGGAAGATCATGTCCTCGAAAAAGAAGTCTTCTTCTATACTCCATTATGTCCCAAAGGTGAAGAAAGAAGAAGGTCAATCATCTTGCAACCAAGGAAATGTATTTAAAGGAATAACCCTTCTTATCAAACAGATTGATGCAATAAACTTATCTTCGAAGCTACGGGGGAAGTCAACTGCCCAAAATCCATCGCAAGATGTG ATTGATGAAAAGTTTGGAGATATTGTCTGGTGCTATCATATATCTATCAATGACAATAATCCTCAAAAAGAGGAAGACGCTAAAGATGCTCCGCCAGAATTAGAAAAAGAAGTGATGACCATAGTAGATCCCTTAAAGGAAGTTAACCTTGGAACTGATGAAGATTCAAGGCCAATTTACCTGAGTGCCTTTTTGGAAGTTGATAAAGAAATTGCTTATTTGGATATACTC AATGGAGCTTGCCCTGTTAAGCAAGCTCAAAGACGGTTTAGGAAAGACTTGGTTCTATTGATCGAGAATGAAGTTAACAAACTTATTGAAGCAGGATttattcgtgaagtcaaatacCTTACATGGATTTCAAGTATTGTTTTTGTGAGgaagaagaatggccaaattcacgtttgtgttgactttagagaccTTAATAATACATACCCTAAGGATGAGTTTCCTCTTCCTATTCTAGAGCTGATGATCAATGCTATAACTAGCTACAAGGCAAtgtctttcatggatggttcatccGGCTACAACCAAATCCGTATGGCACCAAAAGATGAAGAACTCACCGCATTTCGCTTGCCTAAAGGTATTTATTGCTACAAGgtgatgccttttggtttaaagaaTGTTGGCGCCATATATTAA
- the LOC129900564 gene encoding uncharacterized protein LOC129900564, which translates to MKTKASMMLFLFLFLFLLHLGAEPRDCCGGWASPMTRASGTQQIKTTEDYAGDPNVFDDVYRQHEDIPSPEILAPTSAADIRLRVLDGSSRSICGASMEEES; encoded by the exons ATGAAAACCAAAGCCAGTAtgatgttgtttttgtttttgttcttgttccTTTTACATTTGGGGGCTGAACCTCGAGATTGTTGTGGGGGTTGGGCTAGTCCTATGACAAGGGCATCTGGAACTCAACAAATTAAGACAACAGAAGATTATGCTGGAGACCCCAATGTTTTTGACGATGTCTATAGACAACATGAAGATATTCCAAGCCCTG AGATTCTTGCACCCACCTCAGCTGCTGATATACGACTGAGAGTTCTAGATGGGAGCTCAAGGTCGATTTGTGGAGCATCGATGGAAGAGGAATCGTAG